The sequence CGATTGTAGAGGACTCATTAGGTAGTGAATCGGGGGTTGGCGAAGTTGTTCAATCATGGGATGGCTACAAGGCGACCAAGTATATCGAAGCAAGTACAGGCGATGGATTCATTTTCTCGCAGAGTCCGGTTGGAAATGTGGTCTCCGCCTTCTCTCGATTTTCAGGGAGCCAGATCGATAACTTCGATGGTGGATTTGTTCTGGTATCCGGAGTTAACTATTCGAATTCATTGCGGATCGAGCTGCAGAGTAATTTGACGGATGTCGAAATCACTTATTCGATTTCGGGCGGAGGAAATTCATTCTCAGAATCGACGATCGTCGCTGCGTCCAATTTGACATTCAATGAAGTTGCCTTGGCTGCCTACAGTGGTCAGGGAGGGGTTAATAGTTATCTTGGCGACATCTCTGTAACCTCCAATATTCCCGAGCCGGGCGTGGCCGCGTTGATCATAGCTGGCGGTGCGTTGGGCCTCGTGATGGTGCGCCGCCGCCGCTCGTCTTCGCCGCTTCAAGACTGATTTTTTCGCGGAGGAATTGGGCGTATGACGCATCGATCGTCATCGAAGACTCCGGGATTCTCCCTGATCGAGCTGCTGGTGGTCATCGCAGTGCTCGGGATTCTGGCCGCGATCTTGGTGCCCGCCATTCAGAGTGTGCGTGAGAATGCCAATTCGGCCAAATGTTCTCAGAATCTTCGGCAGCTTGCCATGGGCTCGCAGCTGTTCGGCAAAGACCACGACGGCATGATCGTTCCCTGGCGTTATCGTCCGAAGGGAGATAATGGTGGAACCGCCTATTGGGAGGAGTCGCTGAGTCCATATCTCGACATTCCCGTTTCCGAGTCTAAGGCCGAGGTTCCCAATACCTCCGTTCTCTTGTGCCCGACTGAGCAGGAGAATGGGAAGGGAGAGACCGTCTATTTTGAAGACGGTTATCACACAAATTACAGCATCAATCTTCACATCGCCTGGAATCAACCGGGTAATCCGGAGGGAAAATCGCATCCCGTATTCAAAAAGGGCTATTTTCATCGAATGACGGATCCTGCCAAAACCTATCTGTTCATCGATCTTTTTGGGTCCGGAGGTGGAGGCTTTTGGATGGGTCCAAATTTGGTCTATCCTCATCAAGGACGGGTGAATGTCGCCTATGTCGATGGCCATGTAGAGGCGAAGACAGAGGCGGAAATGCAGGAATACCTCGACGATCCCAAACACATCTTCTGGATGGGCACTAACCCCTAAAACAAAAATTTAGTTATGAAAAATTCAATTCTGTTTCTCGGTAGCATTGCCGCTGTATCTCTGTTCTCTACGCTTCACGCCGAGGCGAACCTTTTGTCGAATGGAGGTTTCTCGAACGCCCGCGGTAAGAGCGTGGTTTCCTGGACTCTGCCTCAGTCTGCGCTGAAGGGACATGGTGAAGACGCTTCCTTTTTTGAGTATGGAGTGGAGGAGTCCGAGTCAGGAGAAAAAACTTTGCGTTTGGCGGTTATCAAATCCGTGAAGTTCCACTTTTGGTGGCAGCAAGAAGTGAAAGCACTACCGGCGACCGAGTACGCCCTGACGGTTCGCTACCGCGGAGAGGCTTTGGGCAATGATTTCGATTCGGGCTATGGAGGGGAGGATGTGGGACTGTATTTTCTCGACGGTGACAAGAAATGGCTGGGATACGTCCGCTCTAAGGAAGAAGTGATACTTGATGGAGAATGGCATGAATTAGAGTTTTCGGCGACCTCACCGGATGATGCGGCGATGATTGGGGTCCGGTTGGGTGTCATGGGAAATCGGGCGATGGAGTTCTTTTTCGATGACGCTGTTCTGAATTACGCGAACTGATTCCAGGGCGTTCTTTCAGGGCACCGCACACCAAGAACTGAAATCTGAATTTTACTATGCATTCGACTTTACGACGTTTCTCTTTCTTTCTTTGCGCTTCCTGGCTCTTTTGGAGTGCCTTTTCTTTGCCTACATTGAGCGAAGCTGCGATTGAACTCTTCCCGGATGGTCGTACGGTCAACAATCCGAGGTTTCCCACTGTGAATCCGGTGGAGGGCGGAGAACGGGGCCACTTCATGGACGTTTCGGCGAGGTTTACCTATTCGTTCTCGCCGTTTCTCAGCTTTGAGAACGGAGGTAAGCTCGATCTCTGGATGCGCGACACGCCGCAGCGCCTCGAGAAAAAGGTCTTTTGGCTGAAAGGTGAAGGTAGCCGGGTCGGAGTGGTCATTGCGCCAGCAAGTGAGGGGAGGAGGGTTTCTCTGCAGATGCGGGAAGGGGAATCGGTAGTCGATCGTATGGAAGTCGCTTCCTCGTGGGGCGAAGATTGGAGGCAGCTAGGCTTCCGTTGGACCGATGAACAGCTAAGTGTTCTTATCGACGGCGCGGAGCAGGGTTCGGTCGAATTCAAAAAAGGGTTTTCTCCGCAGCAGATCGAATTCGATTGTCTCTACCTAGATGATATTTCTCTGGAGGGGGAAGGAAGTTTTTCCCTCGATTGGGAGAATGGATATGCGGCGGAGGTTGATCCGGCAGAGAATGCGACGGCAGCGGTTCTGCGTGCCTTTGGATTTGATTCCTTTGTGATCAGTCTAGATCCGGAGAGCCGGGAGTTTCCGATGATGCAGGTGTCGAAAGCGGGGGAACAGTCCGCGGAAGCTACTATACGGTTTCAGCTCAAAGGCGAACGATCCGGCCTCACCATGGATTGGAGTCAGAGCTTGTCGGTGGGTGGATCCGAATCGGCAATGGAACCGATCCAATTTCCGAAATTGTTGGTCAGTGATGTTTACCATCTGAAGATTGCGGAGGTAGGAACGGAATCCGGATTCTCGGATGAGAAGCATTTCTTCTATGTCGAACCCCGCGAAGATCTTCCCGGCCCGTCCAAGTTTGGTCTCCACGATAGCAATAACCGTACCTTTGGTTCGTGGCCGGATCCGCTGGGTATCGATTTTGCCCATGCGTATTCTTATTGGTCCTATATTGTTGGACCGGCTTGGATACGCGATTTTAACGGGGAGTATGGGCTGGATCCCGAGACTCCGCCGGAGGAGTGGGCGTGGAATCCCCGCGTAGATTGGCATATCGGGCATGGGCTCAAAGTGTACTTATCGCTGCAATCTGAGCCGTTTCAGGACTGGATGCGGGCCTACGAATACCCAGAGCAGAGGATGAAGGAGTATCCTTGGGGAATCCGGGGTGGATTTCCGAAGATGGATCTCTACCGGGATTTCGTTCACGAGGCGGCGAAGCGGTATCAGGGGAAAGTCGAATACTACGAAATCGAAAACGAGCCCAATGCTGGCGGGAAAAATCAGATTCCCCCGAAAGCCTATGTGGATATCGCTCGTGCGGTTTATGAAGAGGTCCATTCTGTCGATCCGGAAGCAATGGTTTTCGGAATCTGCGGAACAGGTAATTTTGTTCCTTGGATGGAAAAGGTCTTTGCGAACGGCGGGAATCGTTTCATGGACGGCGTTTCCATTCATACCTATGTGACTCCGAGTCTTCCCGAGCCATCGGGTCTTCCGGGGAAACTAGCCAAGGTGGAGGCTCTGATTGACTCGACGGGAGCGAGTATGCCCGTCATCAACTCCGAAACAGGGACCTACGTAGCGCTGCGGGAAGTTGTCGACGAGCCGATATCGGAAGAGCGATTGAAAGAGATGATCGATCAGGGCACGCGGAGTGTGTTCTTGAGCAGTGGCTGGCCCAACTATGCGGTTTCCGAGCGGCAGGGAAGTATTTCGATTCTACGCAATGCGGTTTATAATTTTGCAGCGGGGGTAGAACGCTTTGTCTTCTTTGGGTGGAATCCCGAGTGGCCTGGTCTCGAAAAAGGGGAAGACTGGACCCAAACTGGCAACGCGAATGGTTTTTCGTTGATCTCAATGTCCCGTGATGGAGTGCGGACGCCGAGCTGGCGAACCCTAGCCATTGGTGTATTGGTAGAGCAGTTGCGTTCAGCCCGTCTAGATTCGGTTCAGGCGATCAATCAGGGAGGTGTCCGCGGGGCGATCTTTTCAACGCAGGCTGGAGGGGAAACCGCCGTCCTTTGGTCTCCACTGGGAAAGAGGACCGTTCTTTTGAAGGTTCCGTCCGGAGAAATGGAGGTCGTCGACCTTTTTGGAGCTTCCCGTTCGGTTTCGGGCTCGGATACGGTTGCTCTCGAGCTGGGTGAAGAACCGCAGTATTTTCATGTGAACAAGCCTGGACTGAGTCTCGGAGCCTCACCCGTGTTGAATTTGACTCAGACCAATCGTCCGGATGGCGGGATTGACGTTAGCTTTTCCCTGGTAAACCGCAATCCGAGTCCGTGGTCGGGCCAAGTCCACTTCCCGGACCAGCAGGGCTGGACCTTTGATCCCGCCGAGCTAGATTTCTCTTTGGAGGCTCGGTCGATGGAGAACCTGCAAGTGGTTGCGAGTCCTCCCCGGACGGGAGGCGAGACGCAGGTTTTTCTTTCCGCAGAGCTATCTCTCCCCGATGGGGGGACATTCTCAATTCCGATGGCTCTGAAGCGACGCCCGGTTCTCGGGATCTCTGATATCCAAAGTGAAGGATTCGAGGAGCTGGTTTCTCCAAACTCCTCGGTCCAACGATATGTGCTGAACCGTCCCGAGCAGGTTGTGGTGGGGCGTCCGCCGAAGTTGACGTCGATTCAGGAGGATCAGTTCTGGAAGGGGCCCGATGAGCTGTCGGCGGCAGTCAGGCTTGGCTATAACGAAAAAGGGTTGTTCATCTACGCGGACGTTGTCGATTCCGAGGCATCCGTTCCGGAAACCTGGCCGGGAGTACGCGGTTCGGCAGTGGAGATTTTCTTCGACCTCCGTTCGCCGAAGGATGGATTTGGGGAGGGTGTCGGCGAAGGTGTCTATCAGGTTGTTCTGCGCCCCGCTCTGTCGGAAAGTGAATCGGTAGCGATTTGGAACACCCGGGAGGAGAAGGGAGTCCTTGAGGGAACAGTGGCCGAGGGTGGCCCAACCGAGGACGGCTATTGGGTCGGGTTCTATGTTCCCTGGGAGTCATTGGGGCGGAGCCCTGAGGAAATGCAGCCGTTCGGTTTTGACATCGGTTTCGATAGTCCTACGGAGGATGGTAAGGATCGCAAGAATCAGATTATGCTGTTTGGAACGGCCTCGAACAGTTCGGACGCGAGCCACTACGGCGTGGTGATTCTGGAAGAATAGAGCTTGGATTGCTCTGAAGTGCTCGGCGGAGAGAGGCGGGCCGAGCATTAGGATTTCGAATCCGGGCGGGATTTAAGGGTAATACCTGTCGAACTTTCCCCGAAAAGGATTGGGGTCGGGGCGGCGTGAATTAGTTTTCGCGGGTGAAACGCAAAGAAAACTCTCGTGAGATCATTCCGGTCTGCCCGAT is a genomic window of Puniceicoccus vermicola containing:
- a CDS encoding PEP-CTERM sorting domain-containing protein (PEP-CTERM proteins occur, often in large numbers, in the proteomes of bacteria that also encode an exosortase, a predicted intramembrane cysteine proteinase. The presence of a PEP-CTERM domain at a protein's C-terminus predicts cleavage within the sorting domain, followed by covalent anchoring to some some component of the (usually Gram-negative) cell surface. Many PEP-CTERM proteins exhibit an unusual sequence composition that includes large numbers of potential glycosylation sites. Expression of one such protein has been shown restore the ability of a bacterium to form floc, a type of biofilm.), translated to MKPLSLNLLKIGGVGMVAGLLSSQVAFGVTLLDEDFSDGNRNGWYSVGTSDQATGNTVSTVSSFDSGYALRYYSSYSNNAVVTSFSGVTLQNNGDYVELSATYRYSAPDIAGNSTTGPLLGLYNNMGSPIVEDSLGSESGVGEVVQSWDGYKATKYIEASTGDGFIFSQSPVGNVVSAFSRFSGSQIDNFDGGFVLVSGVNYSNSLRIELQSNLTDVEITYSISGGGNSFSESTIVAASNLTFNEVALAAYSGQGGVNSYLGDISVTSNIPEPGVAALIIAGGALGLVMVRRRRSSSPLQD
- a CDS encoding prepilin-type N-terminal cleavage/methylation domain-containing protein — encoded protein: MTHRSSSKTPGFSLIELLVVIAVLGILAAILVPAIQSVRENANSAKCSQNLRQLAMGSQLFGKDHDGMIVPWRYRPKGDNGGTAYWEESLSPYLDIPVSESKAEVPNTSVLLCPTEQENGKGETVYFEDGYHTNYSINLHIAWNQPGNPEGKSHPVFKKGYFHRMTDPAKTYLFIDLFGSGGGGFWMGPNLVYPHQGRVNVAYVDGHVEAKTEAEMQEYLDDPKHIFWMGTNP
- a CDS encoding sugar-binding protein — protein: MHSTLRRFSFFLCASWLFWSAFSLPTLSEAAIELFPDGRTVNNPRFPTVNPVEGGERGHFMDVSARFTYSFSPFLSFENGGKLDLWMRDTPQRLEKKVFWLKGEGSRVGVVIAPASEGRRVSLQMREGESVVDRMEVASSWGEDWRQLGFRWTDEQLSVLIDGAEQGSVEFKKGFSPQQIEFDCLYLDDISLEGEGSFSLDWENGYAAEVDPAENATAAVLRAFGFDSFVISLDPESREFPMMQVSKAGEQSAEATIRFQLKGERSGLTMDWSQSLSVGGSESAMEPIQFPKLLVSDVYHLKIAEVGTESGFSDEKHFFYVEPREDLPGPSKFGLHDSNNRTFGSWPDPLGIDFAHAYSYWSYIVGPAWIRDFNGEYGLDPETPPEEWAWNPRVDWHIGHGLKVYLSLQSEPFQDWMRAYEYPEQRMKEYPWGIRGGFPKMDLYRDFVHEAAKRYQGKVEYYEIENEPNAGGKNQIPPKAYVDIARAVYEEVHSVDPEAMVFGICGTGNFVPWMEKVFANGGNRFMDGVSIHTYVTPSLPEPSGLPGKLAKVEALIDSTGASMPVINSETGTYVALREVVDEPISEERLKEMIDQGTRSVFLSSGWPNYAVSERQGSISILRNAVYNFAAGVERFVFFGWNPEWPGLEKGEDWTQTGNANGFSLISMSRDGVRTPSWRTLAIGVLVEQLRSARLDSVQAINQGGVRGAIFSTQAGGETAVLWSPLGKRTVLLKVPSGEMEVVDLFGASRSVSGSDTVALELGEEPQYFHVNKPGLSLGASPVLNLTQTNRPDGGIDVSFSLVNRNPSPWSGQVHFPDQQGWTFDPAELDFSLEARSMENLQVVASPPRTGGETQVFLSAELSLPDGGTFSIPMALKRRPVLGISDIQSEGFEELVSPNSSVQRYVLNRPEQVVVGRPPKLTSIQEDQFWKGPDELSAAVRLGYNEKGLFIYADVVDSEASVPETWPGVRGSAVEIFFDLRSPKDGFGEGVGEGVYQVVLRPALSESESVAIWNTREEKGVLEGTVAEGGPTEDGYWVGFYVPWESLGRSPEEMQPFGFDIGFDSPTEDGKDRKNQIMLFGTASNSSDASHYGVVILEE